A genomic window from Mobula hypostoma chromosome X1, sMobHyp1.1, whole genome shotgun sequence includes:
- the LOC134340439 gene encoding uncharacterized protein LOC134340439 isoform X1, translated as MKLLDFSAVVKASCHKYNQQVDAINDRVQEISHINSEGNSEICHQEKQEHMNSASDQILCYVKAFSKCHKVECDAFMLTNKYSFKKRKRSNDSGLQNERTPRPRLDNLANECDFSTFFKSSNSLAGNFSEYLSQTPAEQFYISDLDNTFTSTCFEQNIPHVTYYIDIPTGEHFDLTSQLNVDNPLNIKGGLEDLQCKNEFKNLMNPQSIVWNCEDQSTYSSNTTIDNQEISEQNQFVQTNEKEQLRTTLSGAAVQVRKELLSTSLNTQESVNQSGKLVHDNEIGIMGEAKLQNTNKEINPRTTTNALQVAASTNIAPAYGTDSQAGENRCENSISFCNHHFKDYIIQTYTFSSESEWDIQLPAQCDILQTITKNQSVDMELLRKTCSCERCRI; from the coding sequence ATGAAACTATTGGATTTCAGTGCAGTAGTGAAAGCATCTTGTCACAAATATAATCAACAAGTGGATGCTATAAATGATCGTGTGCAGGAAATTTCACATATTAACAGTGaaggaaattcagaaatctgccatcaggaaaaacaAGAACATATGAATTCTGCATCTGATCAAATTTTGTGTTATGTAAAGGCTTTCTCTAAATGCCACAAGGTTGAGTGTGATGCATTTATGTTAACGAACAAATACAGTTTCAAAAAACGTAAGCGCTCCAATGACTCTGGTTTGCAAAATGAGAGGACCCCAAGACCTCGATTGGATAATTTGGCTAATGAGTGTGATTTTTCCACTTTCTTTAAAAGTAGCAATTCTCTTGCTGGTAATTTTAGTGAATATCTGTCCCAAACACCAGCAGAACAATTTTATATATCAGATCTAGACAACACTTTCACTTCTACTTGTTTTGAACAAAATATACCTCATGTTACATATTACATAGACATCCCTACTGGGGAGCATTTTGACTTAACATCTCAGCTTAATGTAGACAATCCTTTGAATATTAAAGGAGGGCTGGAAGATTTGCAATGTAAGAATGAGTTCAAAAACCTGATGAATCCACAAAGTATTGTGTGGAATTGTGAAGATCAATCAACCTACTCGTCAAACACTACAATAGATAATCAAGaaataagtgaacaaaatcagtttGTTCAAACCAATGAGAAAGAACAACTGAGAACTACTTTAAGTGGTGCTGCAGTTCAGGTTAGAAAGGAGTTACTATCAACTTCTCTGAACACTCAAGAGTCTGTAAATCAAAGTGGGAAATTGGTCCATGATAATGAAATTGGGATTATGGGTGAAGCTAAACTTCAGAACACAAACAAGGAGATTAATCCCAGAACTACAACAAATGCCCTGCAGGTTGCAGCCAGTACCAATATAGCTCCAGCCTATGGTACTGATTCCCAAGCAGGTGAAAATAGATGTGAAAATTCAATCAGCTTCTGCAATCACCATTTTAAAGATTATATAATTCAAACATACACATTTTCATCGGAATCTGAATGGGATATTCAATTACCTGCACAATGTGACATTTTACAAACCATTACCAAAAACCAGTCTGTTGACATGGAACTCTTAAGAAAGACATGTAGTTGTGAAAGATGCAGAATATGA
- the LOC134340439 gene encoding uncharacterized protein LOC134340439 isoform X2 — translation MKLLDFSAVVKASCHKYNQQVDAINDRVQEISHINSEGNSEICHQEKQEHMNSASDQILCYVKAFSKCHKVECDAFMLTNKYSFKKRKRSNDSGLQNERTPRPRLDNLANECDFSTFFKSSNSLAGNFSEYLSQTPAEQFYISDLDNTFTSTCFEQNIPHVTYYIDIPTGEHFDLTSQLNVDNPLNIKGGLEDLQCKNEFKNLMNPQSIVWNCEDQSTYSSNTTIDNQEISEQNQFVQTNEKEQLRTTLSGAAVQVRKELLSTSLNTQESVNQSGKLVHDNEIGIMGEAKLQNTNKEINPRTTTNALQVAASTNIAPAYGTDSQAVAKTKELVVDYRRNGDRLAPIEFN, via the coding sequence ATGAAACTATTGGATTTCAGTGCAGTAGTGAAAGCATCTTGTCACAAATATAATCAACAAGTGGATGCTATAAATGATCGTGTGCAGGAAATTTCACATATTAACAGTGaaggaaattcagaaatctgccatcaggaaaaacaAGAACATATGAATTCTGCATCTGATCAAATTTTGTGTTATGTAAAGGCTTTCTCTAAATGCCACAAGGTTGAGTGTGATGCATTTATGTTAACGAACAAATACAGTTTCAAAAAACGTAAGCGCTCCAATGACTCTGGTTTGCAAAATGAGAGGACCCCAAGACCTCGATTGGATAATTTGGCTAATGAGTGTGATTTTTCCACTTTCTTTAAAAGTAGCAATTCTCTTGCTGGTAATTTTAGTGAATATCTGTCCCAAACACCAGCAGAACAATTTTATATATCAGATCTAGACAACACTTTCACTTCTACTTGTTTTGAACAAAATATACCTCATGTTACATATTACATAGACATCCCTACTGGGGAGCATTTTGACTTAACATCTCAGCTTAATGTAGACAATCCTTTGAATATTAAAGGAGGGCTGGAAGATTTGCAATGTAAGAATGAGTTCAAAAACCTGATGAATCCACAAAGTATTGTGTGGAATTGTGAAGATCAATCAACCTACTCGTCAAACACTACAATAGATAATCAAGaaataagtgaacaaaatcagtttGTTCAAACCAATGAGAAAGAACAACTGAGAACTACTTTAAGTGGTGCTGCAGTTCAGGTTAGAAAGGAGTTACTATCAACTTCTCTGAACACTCAAGAGTCTGTAAATCAAAGTGGGAAATTGGTCCATGATAATGAAATTGGGATTATGGGTGAAGCTAAACTTCAGAACACAAACAAGGAGATTAATCCCAGAACTACAACAAATGCCCTGCAGGTTGCAGCCAGTACCAATATAGCTCCAGCCTATGGTACTGATTCCCAAGCAG